A single Saccopteryx bilineata isolate mSacBil1 chromosome 7, mSacBil1_pri_phased_curated, whole genome shotgun sequence DNA region contains:
- the STEAP4 gene encoding metalloreductase STEAP4 isoform X1: MLADMEKTSADVLPLTMVSSEEQETICIFGTGDFGRSLGLKMLQCGYSIVFGSRNPRMSSLLPNGAGVLSYSEAAKKSDIIIIALHREHYDFLTELTEVLRGKILVDVSNNLKINQYPESNAEHLAELMPGAHVVKAFNTISAWALQSGALDASRQVLVCGNDSKAKHRVMDIVRSLGLTPLDQGSLMAASEIENYPLQLFPMWKFPFYLSAVLCVFFFVYCVIRDIIYPYVYEKKDSTFRLAISIPNRIFPIAALTLLAVVYLPGVIAAILQLYRGTKYRRFPDWLDHWMLCRKQLGLIALGFAFLHVLYTLVIPIRYYVRWRIGNQTISQAISKKENPFNTTYAWLNDSYLALGMLGFFLFVLLGITSLPSVSNVVNWREFRFVQSKLGYLTLILCTAHTLVYGGKRFLNPANLRWYLPSAHVIALIIPCTVLVIKFILILPCIDKTLTRIRQGWERNTKFSQSPFNAKTDI, translated from the exons ACATGGAGAAAACGTCTGCAGATGTGCTTCCCCTTACAATGGTGTCTTCAGAGGAGCAAGAGACCATATGTATTTTTGGAACAGGAGATTTTGGAAGATCTCTGGGGCTTAAAATGCTCCAGTGTGGCTATTCTATTGTTTTTGGAAGTCGAAACCCTAGGATGTCCAGTCTGTTGCCCAACGGTGCAGGAGTCTTGAGCTATTCAGAAGCGGCCAAGAAATCTGACATCATAATCATAGCCCTCCACAGGGAACACTACGATTTTCTCACGGAACTAACTGAGGTTCTCCGTGGAAAAATATTGGTCGATGTCAGCAACAACCTCAAAATCAATCAGTACCCAGAATCGAATGCAGAGCACCTCGCTGAGCTGATGCCAGGAGCCCATGTAGTGAAAGCGTTTAATACCATCTCAGCCTGGGCTCTCCAGTCAGGAGCACTGGATGCGAGTCGGCAG GTGCTTGTCTGCGGGAATGACAGCAAAGCCAAGCACAGAGTGATGGATATAGTTCGTTCTCTCGGACTGACTCCTCTGGACCAAGGATCGCTCATGGCAGCCAGTGAAATTGAAAACTACCCCCTGCAACTGTTTCCAATGTGGAAGTTCCCCTTCTACTTGTCAGCTGTTCTGTGTGTCTTCTTCTTTGTCTACTGTGTTATCAGAGACATCATCTACCCTTACGTTTATGAAAAGAAAGATAGCACATTCCGCCTGGCTATTTCCATTCCAAATCGCATCTTTCCAATAGCAGCACTGACTCTGCTGGCCGTGGTGTACCTGCCTGGTGTTATTGCTGCCATTCTGCAGCTGTACAGAGGTACCAAATACCGCCGATTCCCGGACTGGCTTGACCACTGGATGCTTTGCAGAAAACAGCTTGGCTTGATAGCACTTGGGTTTGCCTTTCTCCACGTCCTCTACACGCTTGTGATTCCTATTCGTTATTATGTACGATGGCGGATAGGAAACCAGACCATTAGCCAG GCAATATCCAAGAAGGAAAATCCATTTAATACCACGTATGCCTGGCTGAATGACTCCTATCTGGCCTTGGGAATGCtgggatttttcttgtttgtccTCTTGGGGATCACTTCGTTGCCATCAGTGAGCAACGTGGTCAACTGGAGAGAGTTCCGATTTGTCCAG TCCAAACTGGGTTATTTGACCCTGATCTTGTGCACAGCTCACACGCTGGTATATGGTGGAAAGAGATTCCTCAATCCCGCCAATCTCAGATGGTATCTTCCTTCAGCTCACGTGATAGCCCTCATCATTCCCTGCACCGTGCTGGTCATCAAGTTTATCCTCATCCTGCCCTGTATAGACAAGACTCTCACACGGATCCGCCAGGGCTGGGAGAGGAACACGAAATTTTCACAATCGCCATTCAATGCAAAAACAGATATTTAA
- the STEAP4 gene encoding metalloreductase STEAP4 isoform X2, whose protein sequence is MEKTSADVLPLTMVSSEEQETICIFGTGDFGRSLGLKMLQCGYSIVFGSRNPRMSSLLPNGAGVLSYSEAAKKSDIIIIALHREHYDFLTELTEVLRGKILVDVSNNLKINQYPESNAEHLAELMPGAHVVKAFNTISAWALQSGALDASRQVLVCGNDSKAKHRVMDIVRSLGLTPLDQGSLMAASEIENYPLQLFPMWKFPFYLSAVLCVFFFVYCVIRDIIYPYVYEKKDSTFRLAISIPNRIFPIAALTLLAVVYLPGVIAAILQLYRGTKYRRFPDWLDHWMLCRKQLGLIALGFAFLHVLYTLVIPIRYYVRWRIGNQTISQAISKKENPFNTTYAWLNDSYLALGMLGFFLFVLLGITSLPSVSNVVNWREFRFVQSKLGYLTLILCTAHTLVYGGKRFLNPANLRWYLPSAHVIALIIPCTVLVIKFILILPCIDKTLTRIRQGWERNTKFSQSPFNAKTDI, encoded by the exons ATGGAGAAAACGTCTGCAGATGTGCTTCCCCTTACAATGGTGTCTTCAGAGGAGCAAGAGACCATATGTATTTTTGGAACAGGAGATTTTGGAAGATCTCTGGGGCTTAAAATGCTCCAGTGTGGCTATTCTATTGTTTTTGGAAGTCGAAACCCTAGGATGTCCAGTCTGTTGCCCAACGGTGCAGGAGTCTTGAGCTATTCAGAAGCGGCCAAGAAATCTGACATCATAATCATAGCCCTCCACAGGGAACACTACGATTTTCTCACGGAACTAACTGAGGTTCTCCGTGGAAAAATATTGGTCGATGTCAGCAACAACCTCAAAATCAATCAGTACCCAGAATCGAATGCAGAGCACCTCGCTGAGCTGATGCCAGGAGCCCATGTAGTGAAAGCGTTTAATACCATCTCAGCCTGGGCTCTCCAGTCAGGAGCACTGGATGCGAGTCGGCAG GTGCTTGTCTGCGGGAATGACAGCAAAGCCAAGCACAGAGTGATGGATATAGTTCGTTCTCTCGGACTGACTCCTCTGGACCAAGGATCGCTCATGGCAGCCAGTGAAATTGAAAACTACCCCCTGCAACTGTTTCCAATGTGGAAGTTCCCCTTCTACTTGTCAGCTGTTCTGTGTGTCTTCTTCTTTGTCTACTGTGTTATCAGAGACATCATCTACCCTTACGTTTATGAAAAGAAAGATAGCACATTCCGCCTGGCTATTTCCATTCCAAATCGCATCTTTCCAATAGCAGCACTGACTCTGCTGGCCGTGGTGTACCTGCCTGGTGTTATTGCTGCCATTCTGCAGCTGTACAGAGGTACCAAATACCGCCGATTCCCGGACTGGCTTGACCACTGGATGCTTTGCAGAAAACAGCTTGGCTTGATAGCACTTGGGTTTGCCTTTCTCCACGTCCTCTACACGCTTGTGATTCCTATTCGTTATTATGTACGATGGCGGATAGGAAACCAGACCATTAGCCAG GCAATATCCAAGAAGGAAAATCCATTTAATACCACGTATGCCTGGCTGAATGACTCCTATCTGGCCTTGGGAATGCtgggatttttcttgtttgtccTCTTGGGGATCACTTCGTTGCCATCAGTGAGCAACGTGGTCAACTGGAGAGAGTTCCGATTTGTCCAG TCCAAACTGGGTTATTTGACCCTGATCTTGTGCACAGCTCACACGCTGGTATATGGTGGAAAGAGATTCCTCAATCCCGCCAATCTCAGATGGTATCTTCCTTCAGCTCACGTGATAGCCCTCATCATTCCCTGCACCGTGCTGGTCATCAAGTTTATCCTCATCCTGCCCTGTATAGACAAGACTCTCACACGGATCCGCCAGGGCTGGGAGAGGAACACGAAATTTTCACAATCGCCATTCAATGCAAAAACAGATATTTAA